The genomic segment TCTGGTTTGAAAGGAACTTTTGTCATGTTACCACATTCAGAACAGATGGCTTCGTGCATTTCTCTTGATTCTCCTCGGAAACCCTCAACTCTTTTTTCACTCATTATAGGATGCTCCTTTATTATATTATTCGTCTATTACTTTAGTGAAAAAATATATTTAAATTTTACTGATAGCCTTAAGGCTCAAAAATAGTAGTTCGGCTATGTGATTTATTTTTATTAATTTCGTGCAGGATTACCCTTTTTAACTTCTTCTTTGTTTTGTAATCTTGTATAACATTAACTCTTTTCATACTCTTGGGATCTATTCCTGTCCAATAGATACAGGTTGAGTTTGTCATAGGCGTTGGAGTAAAAATTTGAAAACTTTCGATATTGGACAAGTGAGTTATTTTTTCTTTCAATTTAATTATTTCCTTATCATCATCCCCCGGATGACAAATCATTAAATAATATTTAAGAAATTGTTTTTTATCTTTGTTAATACCTTGAAAATAAGAAACGAATTCATCAAACCTAGAGTTATCCTTATTCATATAAGATAAAACTTTTTCAGAAAAATGCTCTGGTGCTATTTTTAGGCATCCAGATATATGGTGTTCTGAAAGGACTTTTATATATTCTTTATTTTCCATTGCAAGATCATATCTTATGCCACTTCTGACAAATATCTTCTTTATACCTTCAATCTTTCTAGCTTTTCTAAGAAGCGAGATTAATTTTTGATGACTTTTATCTAATTTTTTGCAGTTGATACAATCATCATTGCATTTTTCATTACAATCCATCCCATACATATTTGCAGAAGGCCCCCCAAGGTCGTCTATGTATCCTTTAAAAGCTGGATGAGAGACCAGAGATTCTATTTCTCTTAATATCGAACTTTCACTTCTTGAAATGATCTTATCCCCTTGATGGAGTTTAAGTGAACAAAAATTACAGTTACCAATGCAACCTCTATGGCTGACTACAGAAAATCTTGCCATCTTTAAAAGAGACTTTGGATGAAGTTTTCGTGTATAAGGCAAAGAGTATATCCAATCTAGGTCTTCAGTAGAATAGTCTGGATAAGAATATTGAAGGAGATAATTATTATCATAAGGCTGTGCTAAATTTTTTTTGTTTGATAGGGTCTTTTGCATCTCACAAAATTTCAAAGGGTCTTCTTTTACCTCTTTAAAAGATGGAAGTATTTCAAATCCTTCATCCAGTTCTTTACTTATTACACAAGTTCCTTGAATTCCCTTAAGGCTCAAATTTTTTTTAGATCTTTCTGCTATTTCAAGAATTTGTTTCTCACCATTTCCATAAACTAAAATGTTAGCTCTTGAATCAAAAATAATGCTTCTCCTGATATTATTATCCCAATAATCGTAGTGGGCAAA from the Methanofastidiosum sp. genome contains:
- a CDS encoding YgiQ family radical SAM protein: MIAKPGKDFDIILITAEYHDDHPLSPSGVISRVLDSKGYKVGIIEKPLTKEDYLKLGPPKLFFAVTSGSIDSMLHNYTPLKKTRSNDPHSNISLIPDRALIVYCNKIREYFKSAVIVIGGIEASMRRFAHYDYWDNNIRRSIIFDSRANILVYGNGEKQILEIAERSKKNLSLKGIQGTCVISKELDEGFEILPSFKEVKEDPLKFCEMQKTLSNKKNLAQPYDNNYLLQYSYPDYSTEDLDWIYSLPYTRKLHPKSLLKMARFSVVSHRGCIGNCNFCSLKLHQGDKIISRSESSILREIESLVSHPAFKGYIDDLGGPSANMYGMDCNEKCNDDCINCKKLDKSHQKLISLLRKARKIEGIKKIFVRSGIRYDLAMENKEYIKVLSEHHISGCLKIAPEHFSEKVLSYMNKDNSRFDEFVSYFQGINKDKKQFLKYYLMICHPGDDDKEIIKLKEKITHLSNIESFQIFTPTPMTNSTCIYWTGIDPKSMKRVNVIQDYKTKKKLKRVILHEINKNKSHSRTTIFEP
- a CDS encoding DNA-directed RNA polymerase, with the translated sequence MSEKRVEGFRGESREMHEAICSECGNMTKVPFKPDGIRPIYCRDCFNKRKSKK